The Henckelia pumila isolate YLH828 chromosome 2, ASM3356847v2, whole genome shotgun sequence genome includes a window with the following:
- the LOC140879307 gene encoding uncharacterized protein has protein sequence MSTISFTPLASAPAHGENPPKFSGADFKRWQQKMLFYLTTLNLSRFLKEDPPVVIDGDSDTQRRTAVDAWNHSNFLCRNYILNGLDDTLYSVYSSVKKAKELWDSLEKKYKMEDAGIKKFVVGKFLDFKMIDSKTVMSQVQEIQIIFHDLLAEGMEINEPLQVASIIEMLPPMWKDFKNYLKHKRKELKLEDLIVRLCIEEDNRNTEAKSHKKMETEAKANLTESSTSQKRKRPHDGKQKGKAKKFQGSCYNCGKPNHMARDCRIPKKNNTNQK, from the coding sequence ATGTCTACCATTTCATTCACTCCGCTCGCTTCCGCCCCCGCACATGGAGAAAATCCACCTAAGTTTTCTGGTGCCGACTTCAAACGTTGGCAACAGAAAATGCTGTTCTATCTGACAACACTCAATTTGTCTAGATTCTTGAAGGAGGATCCCCCTGTCGTCATTGATGGCGATTCTGACACCCAAAGGAGGACCGCAGTTGATGCATGGAACCACAGCAATTTTCTGTGCAGAAACTATATTCTGAATGGCCTTGATGACACTCTCTATAGTGTCTACTCCTCTGTCAAGAAGGCCAAGGAACTCTGGGATTCCTTGGAGAAGAAATACAAAATGGAAGACGCAGGTATAAAGAAGTTCGTGGTTGGCAAATTTCTGGACTTCAAGATGATAGACTCAAAAACTGTAATGAGTCAAGTGCAAGAGATACAAATCATCTTTCATGACTTATTGGCCGAAGGGatggaaatcaatgaaccattACAAGTCGCGTCTATCATTGAGATGTTGCCTCCAATGTGGAAAGACTTCAAAAACTATCTTAAGCACAAACGTAAGGAGTTGAAACTTGAAGATCTTATAGTGCGACTTTGCATTGAGGAGGACAACAGAAATACCGAGGCCAAGTCACATAAAAAGATGGAAACCGAGGCCAAAGCAAATCTGACGGAGTCTAGTACGAGTCAAAAGAGGAAGCGCCCCCATGATGGGAAGCAAAAAGGGAAGGCGAAGAAATTTCAAGGAAgttgctacaactgtggcaaaCCAAATCACATGGCAAGGGATTGCCGAATTCCAAAGAAAAACAACACAAATCAGAAATAA
- the LOC140880754 gene encoding uncharacterized protein isoform X1, with product MKGLSTPLNSTAILPSPVLLWRFKVLLFILWGFSCCKVSFHALLILHIGWDSVMRMNTDLRDLFLYEAFLYYNPLLLVTMMVWLWGICLWVFSQANVGYAKIFDLDPNHLTQREIWKCATWMTIIVPTSMTAYLYLYSHGEVLLAAFQPILLYAAVAMILIFPFDIFYLSSRYYLLRTIWRIVFPLQAITFADFFLADIFTSMSKVFSDLERSVCRMVHRQVATVAWFEADSVCGSHSVAIPIVLVLPYIFRLFQCLRQYKDSGERTTLLNALKYSTAVPVIFLSALKYHVFPNKWTDIYRPLWLLSAILNSLYSFYWDITRDWDLSCFTRVFKFSRPHFLSHLLYGRTWVYFWVIGSNLILRCTWTYKLSAHLRHNYITVFAITALEMLRRFQWIFFRVENEWNKMNSKSNIQLSMLDIPNEEEKLLNSNSHNV from the exons atgaaaGGTTTGAGCACACCATTGAATAGCACGGCAATTTTACCATCTCCAGTTCTGCTGTGGAGATTCAAG GTACTCTTATTTATCTTATGGGGATTCAGTTGTTGCAAGGTCAGCTTCCATGCTCTTTTGATATTACAT ATTGGATGGGATTCGGTTATGAGAATGAACACAGACCTGAGAGATTTGTTTTTATACGAGGCTTTTTTGTATTACAATCCACTTCTTCTTGTG ACCATGATGGTTTGGCTTTGGGGAATATGTTTATGGGTTTTTTCCCAGGCTAATGTTGGTTATGCCAAAATTTTTGACTTAGATCCAAATCATCTCACTCAACGAGAAATATGGAAG TGTGCTACCTGGATGACGATCATTGTCCCAACTAGCATGACCGCATATCTGTATCTTTATTCTCATGGAGAAGTTTTATTGGCTGCATTCCAACCA ATACTCTTGTATGCAGCTGTTGCAATGATCCTCATATTtccatttgatatattttatttgtcaTCTCGCTACTATTTGTTGCGGACCATTTGGCGGATAGTGTTCCCATTGCAG GCTATAACGTTTGCTGACTTTTTTTTAGCAGATATATTTACTTCTATGTCAAAG GTTTTCTCTGACTTGGAGCGTTCAGTATGTCGAATGGTCCATCGCCAG GTTGCTACTGTTGCATGGTTTGAGGCGGATTCGGTTTGTGGAAGCCACTCTGTTGCAATACCCATTGTTCTAGTTTTGCCTTACATTTTTCGTCTCTTTCAGTGTCTACGGCAGTACAAAGATTCTGGAGAGAGGACAACTCTTTTAAATG CCTTAAAGTATTCAACGGCAGTGCCAGTCATTTTTCTGTCAGCTCTTAAGTATCATGTCTTTCCTAACAAATGGACGGATATTTATCGGCCTCTGTGGCTTCTGTCGGCTATATTGAACTCTTTGTACTCATTCTACTGGGATATAACTCGGGATTGGGATTTGAG TTGCTTCACTCGAGTCTTCAAGTTCAGCAGACCGCATTTCTTGTCCCACTTGTTATATGGAAGGACATGG GTTTACTTTTGGGTGATCGGAAGCAATCTCATCCTACGATGCACATGGACATACAAGCTCTCAGCCCATCTTCGCCATAATTACATCACTGTTTTCGCAATAACGGCCCTGGAGATGCTTCGACGCTTCCAATGGATTTTCTTTCGCGTTGAAAATGAGTGGAATAAGATGAACTCGAAGTCTAATATTCAATTATCTATGCTTGACATTCCAAATGAAGAAGAGAAACTACTCAATTCCAATAGTCATAATGTATAG
- the LOC140880754 gene encoding uncharacterized protein isoform X2: MKGLSTPLNSTAILPSPVLLWRFKVLLFILWGFSCCKIGWDSVMRMNTDLRDLFLYEAFLYYNPLLLVTMMVWLWGICLWVFSQANVGYAKIFDLDPNHLTQREIWKCATWMTIIVPTSMTAYLYLYSHGEVLLAAFQPILLYAAVAMILIFPFDIFYLSSRYYLLRTIWRIVFPLQAITFADFFLADIFTSMSKVFSDLERSVCRMVHRQVATVAWFEADSVCGSHSVAIPIVLVLPYIFRLFQCLRQYKDSGERTTLLNALKYSTAVPVIFLSALKYHVFPNKWTDIYRPLWLLSAILNSLYSFYWDITRDWDLSCFTRVFKFSRPHFLSHLLYGRTWVYFWVIGSNLILRCTWTYKLSAHLRHNYITVFAITALEMLRRFQWIFFRVENEWNKMNSKSNIQLSMLDIPNEEEKLLNSNSHNV; the protein is encoded by the exons atgaaaGGTTTGAGCACACCATTGAATAGCACGGCAATTTTACCATCTCCAGTTCTGCTGTGGAGATTCAAG GTACTCTTATTTATCTTATGGGGATTCAGTTGTTGCAAG ATTGGATGGGATTCGGTTATGAGAATGAACACAGACCTGAGAGATTTGTTTTTATACGAGGCTTTTTTGTATTACAATCCACTTCTTCTTGTG ACCATGATGGTTTGGCTTTGGGGAATATGTTTATGGGTTTTTTCCCAGGCTAATGTTGGTTATGCCAAAATTTTTGACTTAGATCCAAATCATCTCACTCAACGAGAAATATGGAAG TGTGCTACCTGGATGACGATCATTGTCCCAACTAGCATGACCGCATATCTGTATCTTTATTCTCATGGAGAAGTTTTATTGGCTGCATTCCAACCA ATACTCTTGTATGCAGCTGTTGCAATGATCCTCATATTtccatttgatatattttatttgtcaTCTCGCTACTATTTGTTGCGGACCATTTGGCGGATAGTGTTCCCATTGCAG GCTATAACGTTTGCTGACTTTTTTTTAGCAGATATATTTACTTCTATGTCAAAG GTTTTCTCTGACTTGGAGCGTTCAGTATGTCGAATGGTCCATCGCCAG GTTGCTACTGTTGCATGGTTTGAGGCGGATTCGGTTTGTGGAAGCCACTCTGTTGCAATACCCATTGTTCTAGTTTTGCCTTACATTTTTCGTCTCTTTCAGTGTCTACGGCAGTACAAAGATTCTGGAGAGAGGACAACTCTTTTAAATG CCTTAAAGTATTCAACGGCAGTGCCAGTCATTTTTCTGTCAGCTCTTAAGTATCATGTCTTTCCTAACAAATGGACGGATATTTATCGGCCTCTGTGGCTTCTGTCGGCTATATTGAACTCTTTGTACTCATTCTACTGGGATATAACTCGGGATTGGGATTTGAG TTGCTTCACTCGAGTCTTCAAGTTCAGCAGACCGCATTTCTTGTCCCACTTGTTATATGGAAGGACATGG GTTTACTTTTGGGTGATCGGAAGCAATCTCATCCTACGATGCACATGGACATACAAGCTCTCAGCCCATCTTCGCCATAATTACATCACTGTTTTCGCAATAACGGCCCTGGAGATGCTTCGACGCTTCCAATGGATTTTCTTTCGCGTTGAAAATGAGTGGAATAAGATGAACTCGAAGTCTAATATTCAATTATCTATGCTTGACATTCCAAATGAAGAAGAGAAACTACTCAATTCCAATAGTCATAATGTATAG
- the LOC140880754 gene encoding uncharacterized protein isoform X3 — MRMNTDLRDLFLYEAFLYYNPLLLVTMMVWLWGICLWVFSQANVGYAKIFDLDPNHLTQREIWKCATWMTIIVPTSMTAYLYLYSHGEVLLAAFQPILLYAAVAMILIFPFDIFYLSSRYYLLRTIWRIVFPLQAITFADFFLADIFTSMSKVFSDLERSVCRMVHRQVATVAWFEADSVCGSHSVAIPIVLVLPYIFRLFQCLRQYKDSGERTTLLNALKYSTAVPVIFLSALKYHVFPNKWTDIYRPLWLLSAILNSLYSFYWDITRDWDLSCFTRVFKFSRPHFLSHLLYGRTWVYFWVIGSNLILRCTWTYKLSAHLRHNYITVFAITALEMLRRFQWIFFRVENEWNKMNSKSNIQLSMLDIPNEEEKLLNSNSHNV, encoded by the exons ATGAGAATGAACACAGACCTGAGAGATTTGTTTTTATACGAGGCTTTTTTGTATTACAATCCACTTCTTCTTGTG ACCATGATGGTTTGGCTTTGGGGAATATGTTTATGGGTTTTTTCCCAGGCTAATGTTGGTTATGCCAAAATTTTTGACTTAGATCCAAATCATCTCACTCAACGAGAAATATGGAAG TGTGCTACCTGGATGACGATCATTGTCCCAACTAGCATGACCGCATATCTGTATCTTTATTCTCATGGAGAAGTTTTATTGGCTGCATTCCAACCA ATACTCTTGTATGCAGCTGTTGCAATGATCCTCATATTtccatttgatatattttatttgtcaTCTCGCTACTATTTGTTGCGGACCATTTGGCGGATAGTGTTCCCATTGCAG GCTATAACGTTTGCTGACTTTTTTTTAGCAGATATATTTACTTCTATGTCAAAG GTTTTCTCTGACTTGGAGCGTTCAGTATGTCGAATGGTCCATCGCCAG GTTGCTACTGTTGCATGGTTTGAGGCGGATTCGGTTTGTGGAAGCCACTCTGTTGCAATACCCATTGTTCTAGTTTTGCCTTACATTTTTCGTCTCTTTCAGTGTCTACGGCAGTACAAAGATTCTGGAGAGAGGACAACTCTTTTAAATG CCTTAAAGTATTCAACGGCAGTGCCAGTCATTTTTCTGTCAGCTCTTAAGTATCATGTCTTTCCTAACAAATGGACGGATATTTATCGGCCTCTGTGGCTTCTGTCGGCTATATTGAACTCTTTGTACTCATTCTACTGGGATATAACTCGGGATTGGGATTTGAG TTGCTTCACTCGAGTCTTCAAGTTCAGCAGACCGCATTTCTTGTCCCACTTGTTATATGGAAGGACATGG GTTTACTTTTGGGTGATCGGAAGCAATCTCATCCTACGATGCACATGGACATACAAGCTCTCAGCCCATCTTCGCCATAATTACATCACTGTTTTCGCAATAACGGCCCTGGAGATGCTTCGACGCTTCCAATGGATTTTCTTTCGCGTTGAAAATGAGTGGAATAAGATGAACTCGAAGTCTAATATTCAATTATCTATGCTTGACATTCCAAATGAAGAAGAGAAACTACTCAATTCCAATAGTCATAATGTATAG